One part of the Saprospiraceae bacterium genome encodes these proteins:
- the rpsD gene encoding 30S ribosomal protein S4 has product MARYTGPVTKKSRSFGQSLTGYDKSFEKKKYAPGQHGPSRKKKQRSDYALQLIEKQKAKYTYGVLERQFRNIFHDAHKKEGVTGENLFQYLEARLDNTVYRMGISPTRKGARQMVSHRHITVNGKLVNIPSYRLKPGDTVSIRGNSQGLDFVKHQVAQKTDIRRFPWLEWNSDKMEGKFIQYPSREQVPEQIKEQLIVELYSK; this is encoded by the coding sequence ATGGCAAGATATACTGGACCGGTAACTAAAAAATCAAGATCATTTGGTCAGTCTTTAACAGGGTATGATAAATCTTTTGAGAAAAAGAAATATGCTCCAGGTCAACATGGACCTTCCCGGAAAAAGAAACAAAGATCAGATTATGCATTGCAATTGATTGAAAAACAAAAGGCAAAATATACTTATGGTGTATTAGAGCGCCAATTCAGAAATATTTTTCACGATGCACATAAAAAAGAAGGTGTAACAGGTGAAAATTTATTCCAATATTTGGAAGCAAGGTTAGATAATACGGTTTACCGTATGGGTATTTCACCAACTCGTAAAGGAGCACGGCAAATGGTTTCTCACCGACATATTACAGTGAATGGTAAATTAGTTAATATCCCTTCATATCGTTTGAAACCAGGAGATACTGTTTCCATTAGAGGAAATTCACAAGGACTTGATTTTGTAAAACATCAGGTTGCCCAAAAAACAGATATTAGAAGATTTCCATGGCTCGAGTGGAATTCAGATAAAATGGAAGGAAAATTTATTCAGTATCCTTCAAGAGAGCAAGTCCCAGAACAGATAAAAGAACAATTGATTGTCGAATTGTATTCTAAGTAA
- a CDS encoding DNA-directed RNA polymerase subunit alpha has product MSILNFQKPDQIILQKATDFEGIFEFKPLEPGFGQTIGNSLRRILLSSLEGFAISYVRIAGVEHEFATIKGVMEDVVEIILNLKQVCLKPIMDANNLKEEKIYITISGKDTFTAGDLEASTNVFKVTNPELVICRMEPFVNLEMELTITKGRGYVPADEMITKDLPIGIIPVDAIYTPIKKVSYSISNTRVGQKTDYEKLMLDVKTDGTIHPEEAVKEAARIMIQHLMLITDENITFEDAVRKEDTIVDEHVLHMRKLLKTPLEDLDLSVRAYNCLKAAKINSLAEMVKYDTHELLKFRNFGKKSLVEIEELLQTKNLSFGMDLSKYKLDED; this is encoded by the coding sequence ATGAGTATTCTAAACTTTCAAAAGCCGGATCAGATTATACTTCAAAAAGCAACCGACTTTGAAGGGATTTTTGAATTCAAACCATTGGAACCTGGATTTGGACAAACCATTGGGAACTCTTTAAGAAGAATCTTATTGTCTTCATTAGAAGGCTTTGCGATTTCTTATGTGAGAATTGCAGGCGTAGAGCATGAATTTGCTACTATTAAAGGCGTAATGGAAGATGTAGTTGAAATTATTCTTAATTTAAAGCAAGTTTGTTTGAAGCCAATTATGGATGCAAACAACCTTAAAGAAGAAAAAATCTATATCACTATTAGTGGCAAAGACACTTTTACCGCAGGTGATTTAGAAGCTAGTACCAATGTTTTTAAAGTTACAAATCCTGAATTGGTCATTTGTAGAATGGAGCCATTTGTAAATCTTGAAATGGAATTAACCATTACGAAAGGTCGTGGTTATGTGCCAGCTGATGAGATGATCACAAAAGATTTACCAATCGGAATTATACCAGTAGATGCAATTTATACTCCAATCAAAAAAGTATCTTATAGTATTTCTAATACGCGGGTAGGCCAAAAGACGGATTATGAAAAATTGATGTTGGATGTAAAAACAGATGGCACAATTCATCCGGAAGAAGCAGTTAAAGAAGCTGCTAGAATTATGATTCAACATTTAATGTTGATTACAGATGAAAATATCACATTTGAAGATGCAGTTCGTAAAGAAGACACCATTGTTGACGAGCATGTACTTCATATGAGAAAATTATTGAAAACACCATTAGAAGATTTGGATTTGTCAGTGCGCGCTTACAATTGTTTGAAAGCTGCTAAGATAAATTCATTAGCCGAAATGGTTAAATACGATACACACGAATTACTAAAGTTTAGAAACTTCGGAAAGAAATCATTAGTGGAAATAGAAGAATTGCTTCAAACTAAAAACTTAAGTTTTGGTATGGATCTTTCTAAATATAAATTGGACGAAGATTAG
- the rplQ gene encoding 50S ribosomal protein L17: MRHGKAFNHLSRKKGHRMALLRNLASALITHKRITTTLAKAKALRVYIEPLMTKAKSNTTHSRRTVFSYLQNKDSITELFSAVAAKIAERPGGYTRIIRTGFRKGDGAEMAMIEMVDFNEIMVSASKSAAPTAVVKKTRRGGGKLKKTDTPNEERSGANENPASVQE; this comes from the coding sequence ATGCGTCACGGGAAAGCATTTAATCATTTAAGTAGAAAGAAAGGACATAGAATGGCTCTTTTGAGAAATCTTGCATCTGCTTTGATTACTCATAAAAGAATTACAACCACTTTGGCAAAAGCAAAAGCATTAAGAGTCTATATTGAACCCCTAATGACGAAAGCAAAAAGTAATACTACACATTCAAGAAGAACGGTTTTTAGTTATTTGCAAAATAAAGATTCTATTACTGAACTATTTAGTGCAGTAGCAGCTAAAATCGCAGAACGTCCAGGTGGATATACTCGTATAATACGCACCGGTTTCCGGAAAGGAGATGGAGCAGAAATGGCAATGATCGAAATGGTTGACTTTAATGAAATTATGGTTTCAGCATCTAAGTCAGCGGCACCAACTGCAGTCGTTAAGAAAACGAGACGAGGAGGTGGAAAACTAAAGAAAACAGACACACCAAATGAAGAGCGTTCTGGTGCTAACGAGAACCCTGCTTCAGTTCAGGAATAA
- the carA gene encoding glutamine-hydrolyzing carbamoyl-phosphate synthase small subunit, which yields MSSLNQQEAWLLLQDGTRFKGYAAGKIGTCGGEICFNTGMTGYQEIYTDPSYFGQIMVNTNVHIGNYGILSKESESDQVQIKGLVCRNFSSHMSRSMATESLQEYLERNNIVCIYGIDTRALVRHIRIHGAMNAVISSEVQDIEILNELLHSVPNMQGLELASKVTTESAYFVGNPASKFKVAAMDFGIKKSILKQLEAVGFYVKVFPAKTEFKEINKWNPDAFFLSNGPGDPEPMDYAIENISQMIHTKKPVFGICLGHQLISLAIGISTFKMHHGHRGTNHPVKNLITGLGEITSQNHGFSVAMNDIQKRHEEVSLSHINLNDQSVEGIKLTKFPVFSVQYHPEAGPGPHDSRYLFNQFYELTASLNQVYSTIHE from the coding sequence ATGTCAAGTTTAAATCAGCAGGAAGCCTGGCTCTTATTACAAGATGGAACTCGTTTTAAAGGCTACGCTGCTGGTAAAATTGGCACTTGTGGTGGTGAAATCTGCTTTAACACAGGCATGACCGGATATCAGGAGATTTATACAGATCCTAGTTATTTCGGTCAAATCATGGTGAATACAAATGTCCATATTGGCAATTATGGAATTTTATCTAAAGAATCAGAATCTGACCAAGTACAAATAAAAGGATTGGTATGTAGAAATTTTTCTAGCCATATGAGCCGATCCATGGCTACTGAAAGTTTACAAGAGTATTTAGAAAGAAATAATATAGTCTGTATTTATGGGATTGATACCCGGGCATTAGTCCGCCATATTCGAATCCATGGTGCAATGAATGCCGTAATCTCTTCTGAAGTTCAGGATATTGAAATATTAAATGAATTATTGCACTCCGTTCCAAATATGCAAGGTCTGGAATTAGCCTCTAAAGTGACTACAGAATCTGCCTATTTTGTTGGAAATCCTGCATCAAAATTCAAAGTTGCCGCAATGGATTTCGGTATTAAAAAAAGCATCCTAAAACAATTGGAAGCCGTTGGATTTTATGTTAAAGTGTTTCCTGCAAAAACAGAATTCAAAGAAATAAATAAATGGAATCCAGATGCATTTTTTCTTTCAAATGGTCCAGGGGATCCAGAACCAATGGATTATGCTATTGAGAATATTAGTCAAATGATACATACTAAGAAACCCGTTTTTGGTATTTGTCTTGGACATCAATTAATAAGTCTTGCAATTGGAATTTCAACATTCAAAATGCACCACGGTCATCGTGGAACAAATCATCCGGTTAAAAATCTAATTACCGGATTAGGCGAAATTACAAGCCAAAACCATGGATTTTCTGTAGCAATGAACGATATACAAAAAAGACATGAAGAGGTAAGTCTTAGCCATATAAATTTGAATGATCAATCCGTTGAAGGTATTAAACTTACTAAATTTCCAGTGTTTAGTGTACAATACCATCCGGAAGCAGGTCCAGGCCCCCATGATTCAAGATATTTATTTAATCAATTTTATGAACTTACTGCAAGTTTAAACCAAGTCTATTCAACCATCCATGAGTGA
- the eno gene encoding phosphopyruvate hydratase: MSELIDIRARQILDSRGFPTIEVEVETEYGIVERAAVPSGASTGKHEALELRDGDPLKYKGKGVLTACQHVEEELADLLLGMDVAQQREIDHTMIEADGTKNKSRFGANAILGISLAVAKAAAVEANLPLYRYIGGVNACTMPVPLMNIINGGAHADNKLDFQEFMIAPIGASSFAEALRMGSEVFHALKSVLKAQGHATNVGDEGGFAPAFSTNEEALDFIMIAIEEAGYKAGSDIVLAMDPAVSELYDEVSRNYVFHKSDGRKLSSDQMIEYWIDLIKKYPIRSIEDGLAEDDWDAWQKITSKVGNTLQLVGDDLFVTNPTRIRKGIQQKAGNAVLIKVNQIGTLTETMEAVQLAQANSFKCVMSHRSGETEDTTIADLAVALNCGQIKTGSLSRSDRVAKYNQLLRIEEELGTQSYYPGKMIFDK; the protein is encoded by the coding sequence ATGAGTGAACTAATCGATATCCGAGCAAGGCAAATTCTTGATAGTAGAGGATTTCCAACAATTGAGGTAGAGGTCGAAACAGAATATGGAATCGTAGAACGTGCTGCTGTTCCTTCTGGAGCTTCTACAGGCAAACATGAGGCCCTTGAATTAAGAGACGGGGATCCATTGAAATATAAAGGAAAAGGGGTTCTAACTGCTTGTCAGCATGTTGAGGAAGAACTCGCAGATTTACTTTTAGGAATGGATGTTGCGCAACAACGAGAAATTGATCACACCATGATAGAAGCCGATGGCACTAAAAATAAATCGCGATTTGGTGCCAATGCAATTTTAGGAATTTCACTTGCAGTTGCTAAAGCTGCTGCTGTCGAGGCTAACTTACCACTTTATAGATATATTGGCGGCGTAAATGCATGTACCATGCCAGTGCCCTTGATGAATATAATTAATGGAGGTGCACATGCAGATAATAAGCTAGATTTTCAAGAGTTTATGATTGCGCCAATTGGAGCAAGCTCTTTTGCGGAAGCATTGAGAATGGGCTCTGAGGTGTTTCATGCCTTAAAATCGGTATTGAAAGCGCAAGGTCATGCTACCAACGTTGGGGATGAAGGTGGTTTCGCTCCTGCATTTTCAACTAATGAGGAAGCTTTGGATTTTATAATGATAGCAATTGAAGAAGCCGGTTATAAAGCGGGTTCGGATATCGTCTTGGCTATGGATCCAGCAGTTTCAGAATTGTACGATGAAGTTTCAAGAAACTATGTTTTTCATAAATCAGATGGACGCAAATTGAGTAGTGATCAAATGATAGAATATTGGATAGATCTAATAAAAAAGTATCCTATTCGATCTATTGAAGACGGGCTCGCAGAAGATGATTGGGATGCTTGGCAGAAAATTACGAGCAAAGTTGGAAATACACTTCAGTTGGTTGGTGATGATTTGTTTGTCACAAATCCAACCAGGATAAGAAAAGGGATTCAACAAAAAGCCGGAAATGCAGTATTAATTAAAGTCAATCAAATTGGTACCTTAACAGAAACCATGGAAGCGGTTCAATTAGCACAGGCAAATTCATTTAAATGTGTTATGAGTCATCGTTCTGGTGAAACAGAAGATACAACCATCGCAGATTTGGCTGTTGCACTGAATTGCGGGCAAATTAAAACCGGTTCACTTTCAAGATCAGATCGGGTGGCAAAATATAATCAGCTATTAAGAATCGAAGAGGAGTTGGGAACTCAGTCATATTATCCAGGCAAAATGATATTTGATAAATAA
- a CDS encoding septum formation initiator family protein encodes MKKSILFISKIPGWIRTHKYWLTGVSFIVYMLFFDQYRIPVAFTIYKNLNTLEKEKVEFQKLIVKVREDKSDIENNYEKFAREKYYMSRSDEDVFVIEKQ; translated from the coding sequence ATGAAAAAATCTATCTTATTTATTTCTAAGATTCCTGGCTGGATTCGTACTCATAAATATTGGCTTACCGGAGTATCTTTTATAGTCTATATGCTGTTTTTTGATCAGTATCGTATTCCCGTTGCGTTTACTATTTATAAAAATTTGAATACCCTTGAAAAGGAAAAAGTAGAGTTTCAAAAATTAATTGTAAAAGTTCGGGAAGATAAAAGCGATATTGAGAATAATTATGAGAAATTTGCGCGCGAAAAATATTACATGTCTAGATCTGATGAAGACGTGTTTGTAATTGAAAAACAGTAA
- the sucD gene encoding succinate--CoA ligase subunit alpha: protein MAVLVGSQSKVIVQGFTGKEGSFHAEQMIAYGTNVVGGVTPGKGGQFHLDKPVFNTVKEAVLKADANTTIIFVPPAFAADAIMEAAEAGITVIVCITEGVPVQDMIKVKEYLKNYPCRLIGPNCPGVISPGEAKIGIMPGFIHQKGTIGIVSRSGTLTYEAVDQVTKAGLGQSTCIGIGGDPIPGTTTLEAIQMLMSDYQTEGIIMIGEIGGNMEAEAAQWIKEYGTKPVVGFIAGKTAPKGRKMGHAGAIIGGKDDTAEAKMEIMAECGIHVVTSPAEIGATMKQVLNSIK, encoded by the coding sequence ATGGCAGTATTGGTTGGATCTCAATCCAAAGTGATTGTTCAGGGTTTTACAGGCAAGGAAGGAAGTTTTCATGCAGAACAAATGATTGCTTATGGAACGAATGTAGTGGGTGGTGTTACACCCGGGAAAGGTGGCCAATTTCACTTAGACAAACCTGTTTTTAATACAGTGAAGGAAGCGGTACTAAAAGCGGATGCAAATACTACGATCATTTTTGTCCCACCTGCATTTGCAGCAGATGCAATTATGGAAGCTGCAGAAGCAGGAATTACCGTCATCGTCTGTATTACTGAAGGCGTACCCGTGCAAGACATGATAAAAGTCAAGGAGTATTTAAAAAATTATCCTTGTAGATTAATAGGTCCAAACTGTCCTGGAGTGATTTCACCTGGCGAAGCTAAAATTGGTATCATGCCAGGGTTTATTCACCAAAAGGGAACTATTGGAATTGTTTCCAGATCTGGTACCCTTACTTATGAAGCGGTCGATCAAGTAACAAAAGCTGGTTTAGGACAATCCACCTGCATCGGTATTGGTGGCGATCCAATTCCGGGTACGACGACCTTAGAAGCCATTCAAATGTTGATGTCAGATTACCAAACAGAAGGGATTATTATGATTGGTGAGATTGGAGGAAATATGGAGGCCGAAGCAGCCCAATGGATTAAAGAATATGGAACCAAGCCAGTTGTAGGATTTATTGCAGGAAAAACCGCACCTAAAGGCCGCAAAATGGGGCATGCTGGCGCTATTATTGGAGGTAAAGATGACACTGCTGAGGCAAAAATGGAAATTATGGCCGAATGTGGTATTCATGTTGTAACTTCTCCTGCGGAAATTGGAGCTACGATGAAACAAGTGCTTAATTCAATAAAATAA
- a CDS encoding sterol desaturase family protein: MEFMAWFTHKFIMHGILWSWHEDHHKPHQLKKGFWEKNDRFFLVFAIPSALCYMIGSLTADYRFLLYIGIGISIYGLCYFLVHDVYIHRRFNWFIHLDNPYSKAVLKAHGAHHAKQEKEDGESFGMLIVNPKYFKKRKPVESEL; this comes from the coding sequence ATGGAATTTATGGCATGGTTTACACATAAATTTATAATGCATGGAATTCTTTGGTCATGGCATGAAGACCACCACAAACCGCATCAATTAAAAAAAGGATTTTGGGAAAAAAATGACCGATTTTTTCTTGTCTTTGCCATTCCTTCTGCACTTTGCTATATGATTGGATCATTAACTGCCGATTATCGTTTTTTACTTTATATTGGAATTGGAATTTCGATCTATGGATTATGTTATTTTTTGGTTCATGATGTTTATATCCATCGCCGTTTTAATTGGTTTATTCACTTAGATAATCCATATTCTAAAGCAGTTTTAAAAGCCCATGGAGCACATCATGCAAAACAAGAAAAGGAAGACGGAGAATCTTTTGGAATGTTAATCGTTAATCCAAAATATTTCAAAAAACGAAAGCCTGTTGAATCTGAATTGTAA
- a CDS encoding HAMP domain-containing histidine kinase: MLTISSNKNWYLVWIAALLLLSLGKVYEWAYPGFQHDYNHYLRNELEKEIHHFSKLDIEEDKELKTILKNSKNGTHNESNQILNYLIHSKFSQVLCTNTQITYWGGANAFFKDDWCTLENEPNRSIFQYLGDYYFLIKKEIAQDSTPYQVLRYYRFESTLNAETGFDINKKKNNQPSLSIKYQSNDKIPLAYLSMDASYLAPFYGNFLILFYVFVLLLFYLPFHQIAKRFYTQDNYPWANLILISGVLITTSMCQWIVHQNEFYHSILTDKLIQTRFYNYTLFEFSIFSGIFFHITYFFYKYAHLNSGWINKRFSYLIILFNYLASIFSLVIYCFIFNAVFIHSEYYFDLNNVFSFSLQHYILLFDLLIILVAIFLITNKLTVSTHTFEINFRQRLFFFLLASIIITPIIYKSNIELSMLTFFLSASIIIWMQDFFSEEYPKNILWLISWIIVISILNSSLIFHYQNQKKRYVKSKILEKYIECDKNLKPECVSDLIQNCSTNNYDFYFFEDRLLKFSTNVYKPNYQQSLHYIKRDTFKNVIRNGQDILYARPKPNQLLIISNPLESTLKGISLFSYLFTILIIISYILSLAHQRLNFLPEGLQINFQDKPSLKNKIQFYIILGVVISFLIIAITTVFFTKRSENQIFRENLESKTKNLCTFLEASIKNAISAEDAKLILANQIRQSSQMVDFNVNFFNAEGKEEKNDAFQNAQHKIIKLLDPNFYFSYPSFAEDIVIRENSSADLDAYRNIFYNNKRIGVLQMEAIASQQYKATDRLANLINTLLNIYVFLFLIAASLATVLANSITSPLVNLGNKIRQIRLGKSNEKLEWGGQDEIGELIQNYNQMVGQLDESAQLLAKTERDMAWREMAKQVAHEIKNPLTPMKLSIQYLQQSIRSGAENINEMASKVSATLLEQIDNLTKIATEFSNFAKMPTAENEKLILNEIVSSVHDLFRKREDIDILLTVPIDELYVFADKNQIIRVLNNLINNAIQAIPETKRGRIDISLDANTRNAIICVNDNGTGIPEEMQSKVFLPNFTSKSSGTGLGLAMCQQIIESANGRIYFKTIPGTGTKFYLELPLMKQISFVEPDGDVELEN, translated from the coding sequence ATGTTGACAATTAGCTCAAATAAAAATTGGTACTTAGTTTGGATTGCTGCGCTCCTCTTGCTCTCTCTGGGCAAAGTCTATGAATGGGCGTACCCTGGCTTTCAACATGATTATAATCACTATTTGCGAAACGAACTGGAAAAAGAAATACACCATTTTTCAAAACTCGATATTGAAGAAGATAAAGAACTAAAAACGATTTTAAAAAATTCCAAAAATGGAACCCATAATGAATCCAATCAGATCTTAAACTATCTTATCCATTCCAAGTTTTCACAAGTCCTTTGTACAAATACCCAAATTACCTATTGGGGTGGCGCCAATGCTTTTTTTAAAGACGATTGGTGTACTTTGGAAAATGAACCTAACAGATCTATATTTCAATATTTAGGAGACTATTATTTTCTGATTAAAAAAGAAATAGCACAGGATTCGACTCCTTATCAGGTTTTACGATATTATCGATTTGAATCCACGCTAAATGCGGAAACTGGTTTTGATATCAATAAGAAAAAAAATAATCAACCATCGCTTTCCATAAAATATCAATCGAATGATAAAATTCCACTAGCCTATTTAAGCATGGATGCTTCCTATCTAGCTCCCTTTTATGGCAATTTTTTAATCCTATTTTATGTATTTGTATTGCTGTTATTCTATTTACCGTTTCATCAAATTGCAAAGCGTTTTTATACTCAAGATAATTATCCTTGGGCGAATCTCATTTTGATTTCAGGTGTATTAATCACAACCAGTATGTGTCAATGGATTGTCCATCAAAATGAATTCTATCATAGTATTTTGACAGACAAGCTTATTCAAACCCGATTTTATAATTATACTTTATTTGAATTCAGTATTTTTTCTGGAATTTTTTTCCATATTACTTACTTCTTTTATAAGTATGCACATTTGAATTCCGGTTGGATTAATAAACGATTTAGTTATTTAATTATACTTTTTAACTATCTCGCTTCTATCTTTTCTTTAGTTATTTATTGTTTTATTTTTAATGCTGTATTCATTCATTCTGAATATTATTTTGATCTTAACAATGTGTTTTCCTTTTCTCTTCAACACTATATCCTGTTGTTTGATTTGTTAATCATACTGGTAGCCATATTTTTAATAACGAATAAACTTACAGTAAGCACGCACACATTTGAAATAAATTTTAGACAACGTTTGTTTTTCTTTCTTTTGGCATCCATTATAATTACACCAATAATCTATAAGTCGAATATTGAGCTCAGTATGCTTACATTCTTCCTGAGTGCTTCCATTATTATTTGGATGCAAGATTTCTTTTCCGAAGAATATCCTAAAAATATACTTTGGCTAATTTCATGGATCATTGTAATCAGTATTTTAAACTCCAGTTTGATATTCCATTATCAGAATCAAAAAAAACGATATGTAAAATCCAAAATACTAGAGAAATATATTGAGTGTGATAAAAATTTAAAGCCAGAATGCGTGTCTGATCTCATTCAAAATTGCAGCACAAACAATTATGATTTTTATTTTTTTGAAGACCGGCTTTTAAAATTTTCTACGAATGTCTACAAACCAAATTATCAACAAAGTCTCCACTACATTAAACGCGATACCTTTAAAAATGTAATCAGAAATGGTCAAGACATATTATATGCGCGGCCGAAGCCAAATCAATTATTAATTATTAGTAACCCATTAGAATCAACCCTTAAAGGGATTTCTTTGTTTTCCTATTTATTTACTATATTAATTATTATTTCATATATATTAAGTTTAGCGCATCAACGATTAAATTTTTTACCTGAAGGCTTGCAAATTAATTTTCAAGATAAGCCATCTTTAAAAAATAAAATTCAATTTTATATTATCCTCGGCGTAGTTATAAGTTTTCTGATTATTGCAATCACAACAGTCTTTTTTACCAAGCGTTCTGAAAATCAAATTTTCAGAGAAAATCTAGAAAGTAAAACAAAAAATCTTTGTACATTTCTAGAAGCTTCCATTAAAAATGCAATTTCTGCTGAGGATGCGAAACTTATATTGGCAAATCAAATTCGGCAATCAAGTCAGATGGTCGATTTTAATGTAAACTTTTTTAATGCGGAAGGTAAAGAGGAAAAAAATGATGCCTTCCAGAATGCCCAACATAAAATTATTAAATTATTGGATCCTAATTTTTATTTTAGTTATCCTTCCTTTGCAGAAGATATTGTAATTCGAGAAAATAGTTCTGCTGATTTGGATGCATATCGAAATATTTTTTATAATAATAAGCGAATTGGAGTTTTGCAAATGGAAGCCATTGCATCGCAACAATATAAAGCTACGGATCGGTTAGCAAATTTGATAAATACCTTATTAAATATTTATGTATTTCTATTTTTGATAGCTGCAAGTTTAGCAACGGTGCTTGCAAATTCCATTACATCACCACTTGTAAATCTTGGAAATAAAATAAGACAAATCCGTTTAGGAAAATCCAATGAAAAATTAGAATGGGGAGGACAAGATGAAATTGGTGAATTAATTCAGAATTATAATCAAATGGTAGGTCAATTGGATGAAAGTGCACAACTCTTGGCAAAGACAGAACGCGACATGGCTTGGCGAGAAATGGCAAAGCAAGTTGCCCATGAAATTAAAAATCCGTTAACCCCCATGAAATTGAGTATCCAATATCTTCAGCAATCCATTCGATCGGGTGCTGAAAATATCAATGAAATGGCATCCAAAGTAAGTGCAACCTTACTGGAGCAAATCGATAATCTTACTAAAATTGCAACGGAGTTTAGCAATTTTGCAAAAATGCCTACTGCAGAAAATGAAAAACTCATTCTAAATGAAATCGTTTCTTCCGTTCATGATTTATTTAGGAAACGGGAAGACATTGATATATTATTGACGGTACCTATTGATGAGTTGTATGTTTTTGCAGATAAAAACCAAATCATTCGTGTCTTAAATAATCTCATCAATAATGCCATTCAGGCAATTCCTGAAACAAAGCGAGGCCGAATTGACATCAGCCTAGATGCAAATACTCGAAATGCGATAATTTGTGTTAACGATAATGGAACCGGAATTCCGGAAGAAATGCAATCTAAAGTTTTCTTACCTAATTTTACCTCGAAAAGTTCTGGAACCGGATTGGGCCTGGCAATGTGTCAACAAATAATTGAATCTGCAAATGGCAGAATTTATTTTAAAACAATTCCTGGAACTGGTACCAAATTTTATCTTGAGTTACCTTTGATGAAACAGATTAGTTTTGTGGAACCAGATGGCGATGTTGAATTGGAAAATTAA